A single window of Pseudarthrobacter psychrotolerans DNA harbors:
- a CDS encoding threonine/serine dehydratase, with amino-acid sequence MITRTDVDEAAARIAGRIRVTPVLAADRGPFPGEVWLKCEFMQHTGTFKARGAFNRVLACRERGELKDDVGIVVASGGNAGLANAYAAAEVGVPAAVFVPETAPAVKVKKLRAIGAKVVQHGAEYSEAYDAATAYAAETGAVYCHAYDQPEIAAGAGTIGTELLEQLGPVDTVVVAVGGGGLMAGVAAAVEGRAIVVGVESESTPTLHAALAAGTPVDVAVSGIAADSLGARQIGRIGFEVAVRTGVRAVLVSDEDIVAARSLLWEQYRIIVEHGAATAFAALLTGAYVPADGERVAVILCGANTDPATV; translated from the coding sequence ATGATCACACGCACCGACGTCGACGAAGCCGCTGCCCGGATTGCCGGGAGGATCCGCGTCACGCCCGTGCTGGCGGCAGACCGCGGCCCGTTCCCCGGCGAGGTGTGGCTCAAATGCGAGTTCATGCAGCACACCGGCACGTTCAAGGCCCGGGGCGCGTTCAACCGGGTCCTGGCCTGCCGGGAGCGCGGCGAACTGAAGGACGACGTGGGCATTGTGGTGGCCTCCGGCGGCAACGCCGGCCTGGCCAACGCCTACGCCGCCGCTGAAGTCGGCGTCCCAGCCGCCGTGTTTGTGCCCGAGACCGCCCCGGCCGTGAAGGTCAAGAAGCTCCGGGCCATCGGTGCCAAGGTGGTCCAACACGGGGCCGAATACTCCGAAGCCTATGACGCCGCTACGGCCTACGCCGCCGAGACCGGCGCGGTCTACTGCCATGCCTACGACCAACCTGAGATCGCCGCCGGCGCCGGCACCATCGGAACCGAGCTGCTGGAGCAGCTGGGCCCCGTGGACACCGTAGTGGTGGCCGTGGGCGGCGGCGGGCTCATGGCAGGTGTCGCGGCCGCCGTGGAGGGCCGGGCCATAGTGGTGGGCGTCGAGTCCGAATCCACGCCCACCCTGCACGCCGCGCTCGCGGCCGGGACCCCCGTGGATGTCGCCGTCTCCGGGATCGCCGCCGACTCCCTGGGGGCACGGCAGATCGGCCGGATCGGCTTCGAAGTGGCCGTCCGTACCGGCGTCCGCGCCGTGCTGGTCTCCGACGAGGACATCGTTGCCGCCCGTTCACTGCTGTGGGAGCAGTACCGCATCATCGTGGAGCACGGCGCTGCCACGGCCTTCGCCGCCCTGCTCACCGGCGCCTATGTTCCGGCGGACGGGGAACGCGTGGCCGTGATCCTCTGCGGCGCCAACACGGACCCCGCCACGGTCTGA
- the hutG gene encoding formimidoylglutamase → MTNPTTQHTWTGRDDGPGPEHRRWHHAVNTAQAGTPGVALLGFRSDEGVRRNKGRVGAVDGPASIRSALAPMAAPADLLVHDLGDTSVVDGNLEDGQERLGAAVRQALDAGHLPVILGGGHETAFGTYTGLRGSQATDGRRIGIINLDAHFDLRAEAIPSSGTPFRQVAEAESALGHGFNYTVVGISQPGNTEALFRTAQELGVKYLLDEECTESRAEQVRQFVQDFIDSVDVLYLTIDLDVLPAYVAPGVSAPASYGVPLPVVLDVCRQLARSPKLAVVDVVELNPRFDIDARTARTAARLIHTIATERSGHRHA, encoded by the coding sequence ATGACCAACCCCACCACCCAGCACACGTGGACAGGCCGCGACGACGGCCCGGGCCCCGAACACCGGCGCTGGCACCACGCAGTAAACACGGCCCAGGCCGGCACCCCGGGGGTCGCACTCCTTGGATTCCGCAGCGATGAAGGTGTCCGCCGGAACAAAGGCCGGGTCGGCGCCGTCGACGGTCCCGCAAGCATCCGCTCCGCCCTCGCACCCATGGCGGCACCGGCAGACCTCCTGGTTCATGACCTTGGCGATACCAGCGTTGTGGACGGAAACCTCGAGGACGGCCAGGAGCGCCTCGGCGCGGCCGTCCGCCAGGCCCTGGACGCAGGCCACCTGCCTGTCATCCTGGGCGGCGGCCACGAAACCGCCTTCGGCACGTACACGGGCCTCCGCGGCAGCCAGGCCACCGATGGACGCCGGATCGGCATCATCAACCTGGACGCGCACTTCGACCTCCGCGCGGAGGCGATCCCGTCCTCGGGCACCCCGTTCCGGCAGGTGGCCGAGGCCGAGAGTGCCCTGGGCCACGGGTTCAACTACACGGTGGTGGGCATCAGCCAGCCGGGCAACACCGAAGCCCTTTTCCGGACAGCTCAGGAACTTGGCGTCAAATACCTCCTGGACGAGGAATGCACCGAGTCCAGGGCTGAGCAGGTCCGGCAGTTCGTGCAGGACTTTATCGACTCCGTGGACGTCCTTTACCTGACGATCGACCTCGACGTCCTCCCCGCGTACGTCGCTCCCGGTGTCAGCGCACCGGCGTCGTACGGGGTTCCCCTCCCTGTCGTCTTGGACGTATGCCGTCAACTGGCCCGCTCCCCCAAGCTCGCCGTCGTCGACGTCGTTGAACTGAACCCCAGGTTCGACATCGACGCCCGCACGGCGCGCACAGCCGCACGCCTCATCCACACCATCGCCACCGAGCGATCCGGGCACCGGCATGCGTAG
- a CDS encoding IclR family transcriptional regulator — MPTDSNLSVIGEGNASRIVDILLEFARHRTLTAAQITKTTGIPASAVYRHLAQLVQSGLVAQTRRRGQYSAGPETLRLAANFHQEAMVKGRISEQLQLLSDETRELAAYLVVRGAEALCVDAIEGPQMLRCSYSPGRSLPLLKGASAMALLAHLDPQEQGRIVAGLALSPEEADNLNHELQLVQGRGFGLSYGAVDAGVWGVSFPVFDDGGRLLGAVSTMAPADRAVRREKQLIASTRDAALALGHGEGSR; from the coding sequence GAACCTTTCCGTGATAGGGGAAGGCAACGCCTCGCGGATCGTCGATATCCTGCTCGAATTCGCGCGGCACCGGACTTTGACCGCAGCCCAGATCACCAAAACAACGGGCATCCCCGCCAGTGCCGTGTACCGGCACCTGGCACAGCTGGTGCAATCCGGACTGGTGGCCCAGACCAGGCGCCGCGGCCAGTACAGCGCCGGCCCGGAAACCCTGCGCCTCGCAGCCAACTTCCACCAGGAAGCAATGGTCAAGGGCCGCATCTCGGAGCAGCTACAGCTGCTCTCCGATGAGACCCGGGAACTGGCCGCCTACCTGGTGGTCCGCGGCGCGGAGGCGCTGTGCGTGGATGCCATCGAAGGCCCCCAGATGCTGCGCTGCAGCTACTCGCCCGGCCGCTCGCTCCCCCTGCTCAAGGGCGCCAGCGCAATGGCCCTGCTCGCGCACCTGGACCCCCAGGAACAGGGCAGGATCGTGGCCGGGCTCGCGCTGAGCCCGGAGGAAGCAGACAACCTGAACCACGAGCTCCAGCTCGTCCAGGGCCGCGGCTTCGGCCTCAGCTACGGGGCGGTGGATGCGGGCGTCTGGGGCGTCAGTTTCCCCGTGTTCGACGACGGCGGCCGGCTTTTAGGTGCCGTCAGCACCATGGCTCCGGCTGACCGGGCGGTCCGGCGCGAAAAGCAACTCATAGCAAGCACCCGTGACGCCGCATTGGCGCTCGGACATGGAGAAGGATCCCGATGA
- a CDS encoding amino acid ABC transporter ATP-binding protein, producing the protein MALLETKEITKSYGDHHVLKGIDFTIEPGEVVAVIGPSGGGKSTFLRCLNLLETPTSGHVVFDGEDLLAPKVDLDRLRSRMGMVFQQFNLFPNMTALKNVMLPQMDVLKLSKKDAEARAMELLEKVNMTHRAHVYPNRLSGGQKQRIAIARAVAMNPKVMLFDEPTSALDPEVVHDVLDVMAGLAADGMTMVVVTHEMGFARKVADRVVFIDGGKIAADLPPEEFFSESNTNPRIRSFLEKVL; encoded by the coding sequence ATGGCACTCCTGGAAACGAAAGAGATCACCAAGTCCTACGGTGACCACCACGTCCTCAAGGGCATCGACTTCACCATCGAGCCCGGCGAAGTTGTCGCCGTCATCGGCCCCAGCGGCGGCGGCAAGTCCACCTTCCTGCGCTGCCTGAACCTCCTCGAGACGCCCACGTCCGGTCATGTGGTGTTCGACGGCGAGGACCTCCTGGCGCCCAAGGTGGACCTGGACCGCCTGCGCTCCCGCATGGGCATGGTGTTCCAGCAGTTCAACCTGTTCCCCAACATGACGGCCCTGAAGAACGTCATGCTTCCGCAGATGGACGTCCTGAAGCTCAGCAAGAAGGACGCGGAAGCACGCGCCATGGAACTGCTCGAAAAGGTCAACATGACCCACCGGGCCCACGTCTACCCGAACCGGCTCTCCGGCGGCCAGAAGCAGCGCATCGCGATCGCCCGCGCCGTGGCCATGAACCCCAAGGTGATGCTCTTCGACGAGCCCACCAGCGCGTTGGACCCCGAAGTGGTCCATGACGTCCTGGATGTTATGGCCGGCCTCGCCGCCGACGGCATGACCATGGTGGTGGTCACCCACGAAATGGGCTTTGCCCGCAAGGTGGCCGACCGCGTGGTGTTCATCGACGGGGGCAAGATCGCCGCCGACCTCCCGCCGGAAGAGTTCTTCTCCGAAAGCAACACTAACCCGCGCATCCGGTCGTTCCTGGAGAAGGTTCTGTAA
- a CDS encoding helix-turn-helix transcriptional regulator has translation MGQSAEFGKFLKAMRSRLTPEQAGMSTSGGRRVPGLRREEIARLADVSTDYYTRLEQGRNIHPSRAVMDSVARALRLDAGEQAHMMDLLENCAKSQQSPIPAQGVRPALRQLLDAVGNVPALILGRRTDVLAGNRLAFLMLDDFPAMPAAERNLTRWVILDPLAHELFRDWEAVAAEAVGALRADIGRHPNDPQANQLVGELAVHSEHFRQWWAGHRLATGSAGSVRLHHPAVGDLELNFEDLTLPDDPDQVLRVYSAKPDSPSADSLTLLGSFGAGVLATAETPRATEDTDASGATKAP, from the coding sequence ATGGGCCAGAGCGCGGAGTTTGGAAAGTTCCTGAAGGCAATGCGGTCGCGGCTGACGCCGGAACAGGCTGGCATGTCCACCTCCGGTGGCCGCCGGGTCCCCGGGCTGCGACGCGAGGAAATCGCGCGCCTGGCGGACGTGAGCACCGACTACTACACCCGCCTCGAACAGGGCCGGAACATCCACCCGTCCCGGGCGGTGATGGATTCAGTGGCGCGGGCCCTCCGCCTGGACGCTGGCGAGCAGGCGCACATGATGGACCTCCTGGAGAACTGCGCGAAGTCCCAGCAATCACCCATTCCGGCACAGGGCGTTCGGCCGGCGCTGCGCCAGCTCCTGGATGCCGTGGGCAATGTACCCGCTCTGATCCTGGGCCGCCGCACGGACGTTCTGGCCGGAAACCGCCTGGCTTTCCTCATGCTTGACGATTTCCCGGCCATGCCGGCGGCGGAACGGAACCTCACCCGATGGGTGATCCTCGATCCGCTCGCACACGAACTCTTCCGGGACTGGGAAGCGGTGGCGGCCGAAGCCGTCGGAGCCCTGCGCGCGGATATCGGCCGGCACCCCAACGACCCCCAGGCCAATCAACTTGTAGGCGAACTCGCAGTGCACAGCGAGCACTTCCGCCAATGGTGGGCCGGACACCGGCTGGCCACGGGGTCCGCAGGCAGCGTTCGGCTCCACCATCCCGCCGTCGGGGACCTCGAATTGAACTTCGAAGATCTGACGCTTCCTGACGATCCAGATCAGGTGCTGCGGGTGTATTCGGCGAAGCCGGACTCGCCGTCGGCCGATTCCCTGACACTGCTCGGCAGCTTCGGCGCCGGAGTGCTGGCCACCGCGGAAACCCCGCGGGCAACAGAAGACACGGACGCTTCCGGCGCCACCAAGGCGCCCTGA
- a CDS encoding aldo/keto reductase, producing MSQTQETTIPTVTLNNGVQIPQLGFGVFQVPPAETQRIVEDALQAGYRHIDTAAAYRNEAGVGAAIAASGIPRGEIFITTKLRNGEQGMAHQSFQNSRKALGLDYVDLYLIHWPVPSQGLFTEAWKDMEKLYANNEIRAIGVSNFLADHLDTLLPAADIVPAVNQIEVHPTFQQQDLAARNRSLGIAVEAYSPLGQGADLGAAAVTTLAAKYGATPAQIVLAWHLNQGTIVIPKSVHAARMRENLGAAAVVLTQAEMAEITDLESGARTGGDPAVAAFSQM from the coding sequence ATGTCCCAGACACAAGAAACCACCATCCCCACCGTGACCCTCAACAACGGCGTCCAGATCCCGCAACTCGGCTTCGGCGTGTTCCAGGTCCCGCCGGCGGAAACCCAGCGCATTGTGGAGGACGCACTCCAAGCCGGCTACCGCCACATCGACACGGCCGCGGCGTACCGGAACGAGGCCGGCGTCGGCGCGGCCATTGCCGCATCCGGCATACCTCGCGGGGAAATCTTCATCACCACCAAGCTGCGCAACGGCGAACAGGGTATGGCCCACCAATCGTTCCAGAACAGCCGCAAGGCCCTGGGCCTGGACTACGTGGATCTCTACCTGATCCACTGGCCCGTACCCTCCCAGGGACTCTTCACTGAGGCTTGGAAGGACATGGAAAAGCTGTACGCAAACAACGAGATCCGCGCGATAGGCGTTTCGAACTTCCTGGCTGACCACCTGGACACGCTCCTCCCGGCGGCGGACATTGTCCCGGCCGTCAATCAGATCGAAGTCCACCCCACCTTCCAGCAGCAGGACCTGGCGGCCAGGAACCGGTCCCTGGGCATTGCGGTGGAGGCATACAGCCCGTTGGGACAGGGCGCCGACCTGGGTGCCGCGGCCGTGACAACCCTGGCCGCGAAATACGGTGCAACACCGGCACAGATTGTGCTCGCGTGGCATCTCAACCAGGGCACCATCGTCATCCCGAAGTCGGTCCATGCCGCACGCATGCGGGAAAACCTGGGCGCCGCGGCCGTAGTGCTCACACAGGCGGAGATGGCCGAAATCACGGATCTGGAGTCTGGCGCCCGCACCGGCGGTGATCCCGCCGTCGCCGCGTTCAGCCAAATGTAG
- a CDS encoding carbonic anhydrase family protein produces MRSARIMTRKSLLVGSGLGLLALITGCSKPAAGAAGPSPSTSAAPHAWSYDGAEGPEHWGALSSDFGSCSSGTAQSPIDVGGGSGLTPVPLALAYAASVGEMTDNGHTTELRALTAQGITVGGKQYAFKQMHFHAPSEHTLDGVRFEAEFHFVHQADDGGLAVVGILAAVGAANAAWAPFTDGVPAAASGQKVAAGVVDFPALFPASLDHFAYDGSLTTPPCSEGVRWLLLETPVELGAGQLATLRAAHAGNSRPVQLLNGRDVVVVDQ; encoded by the coding sequence ATGCGCAGCGCCAGAATAATGACCAGAAAGTCTTTGCTAGTTGGATCCGGCCTGGGGCTGCTGGCACTGATCACCGGTTGCAGCAAGCCCGCCGCCGGGGCCGCGGGACCCTCGCCGTCCACCTCCGCAGCGCCCCATGCCTGGTCCTACGACGGCGCCGAAGGCCCCGAACACTGGGGCGCCTTGAGCTCCGATTTCGGCTCCTGCTCTTCCGGCACCGCCCAGTCCCCCATCGACGTCGGCGGCGGTTCCGGCCTTACCCCGGTGCCGCTCGCGCTGGCCTATGCCGCCTCGGTGGGCGAGATGACCGACAACGGCCACACCACCGAACTGCGCGCCCTCACGGCCCAGGGCATCACCGTAGGTGGCAAGCAGTATGCCTTCAAGCAGATGCACTTCCACGCCCCGTCCGAGCACACGCTGGACGGCGTCCGATTCGAGGCCGAGTTCCATTTTGTCCACCAGGCCGACGACGGCGGGCTGGCCGTCGTCGGGATCCTCGCTGCGGTGGGGGCCGCCAATGCGGCATGGGCGCCGTTCACGGACGGTGTGCCTGCCGCAGCCAGCGGGCAGAAGGTGGCCGCCGGCGTCGTGGACTTCCCGGCACTGTTCCCGGCGTCGCTGGACCATTTCGCGTACGACGGCAGCCTGACCACTCCGCCCTGCTCGGAAGGCGTGCGCTGGCTGCTCCTCGAGACCCCCGTTGAGCTGGGAGCCGGGCAGCTCGCCACACTGCGGGCGGCGCACGCGGGCAACAGCCGGCCGGTCCAGCTGCTCAACGGCAGGGACGTTGTTGTGGTGGACCAGTAG
- a CDS encoding ABC transporter substrate-binding protein/permease produces the protein MKNRFPRFGWAATTAALLAALLGLAAPAAQAETTPATPSAGKMADLRSGKTTLKVGTDASFPPFEFTDANGTKIGFDIDVVRELASKAGIKNVEFVQMPFGNIVPALQANQIDVGASAIYISPERAKVVDFSEIYYPGGLGMFVSTSNDTVKSLADLAGKKVAVQVGTKSVEWLRQNQPQAELVQVQTNDQMFSSVKLGQADAVVTGQPGGRYFIHEQGGLKQVGERLTNENYGFAFQKSDSDIREAFNTALKDMQSSGDFTKATAKWFGDESSTATGPTKEHSLFNVSSITNSWGPLMQGLGTTLQIIALSLALSLLFGMLGGFAKLSHIRPVRWIGKVYVSVVRGTPFIVQLFFIYFGLPQLGIQLSPMVAGILALGLYSGSYVTEIVRGAIQSVDKGQMEAARSCGMSSASALRHVIIPQAFLRMLPPLGNEFVSLTKNSALVSFVTISELFLVGQTIISRTFDALTVYVFIGLVYYVLTNIIGLAANAIEKKMAVYI, from the coding sequence ATGAAGAACCGATTCCCGCGATTCGGATGGGCTGCCACGACGGCCGCCCTTCTGGCCGCGTTGCTGGGGCTGGCCGCGCCGGCAGCCCAGGCCGAGACCACGCCGGCAACCCCGTCGGCCGGCAAGATGGCAGACCTGCGCTCCGGGAAAACCACCCTCAAGGTCGGCACCGACGCCTCCTTCCCGCCGTTTGAATTCACCGATGCCAACGGCACCAAGATCGGCTTCGACATCGACGTTGTGCGGGAGCTCGCGTCCAAGGCCGGGATCAAAAACGTCGAGTTTGTGCAGATGCCGTTCGGCAACATCGTCCCGGCACTGCAGGCAAACCAGATCGACGTCGGCGCTTCCGCCATCTACATCAGCCCCGAGCGCGCCAAGGTGGTGGACTTCTCCGAGATCTACTACCCCGGAGGCCTGGGCATGTTCGTATCCACGTCCAACGACACCGTCAAGTCGCTGGCCGACCTCGCCGGCAAAAAGGTTGCCGTACAGGTGGGCACCAAGTCCGTGGAGTGGCTGCGCCAGAACCAGCCCCAGGCCGAACTGGTCCAGGTCCAGACCAACGACCAGATGTTTTCCTCGGTCAAACTCGGCCAGGCCGACGCCGTGGTCACCGGGCAGCCCGGCGGCCGGTACTTCATCCACGAGCAGGGCGGCCTGAAGCAGGTCGGCGAGCGCCTGACGAATGAGAACTACGGCTTCGCGTTCCAGAAAAGTGATTCGGACATCCGCGAGGCCTTCAACACGGCACTGAAGGACATGCAGTCATCCGGCGACTTCACCAAGGCCACCGCCAAGTGGTTCGGCGACGAAAGCAGCACCGCCACCGGGCCCACCAAGGAGCACAGCCTCTTCAACGTCTCCTCGATCACCAACTCCTGGGGCCCGCTCATGCAGGGCCTGGGAACCACGCTGCAGATCATCGCACTGTCACTGGCCCTGAGCCTGCTGTTCGGCATGCTGGGCGGCTTCGCCAAGCTCTCGCACATCCGGCCCGTCCGCTGGATCGGCAAGGTGTACGTCTCCGTGGTCCGCGGTACCCCGTTCATCGTCCAGCTGTTCTTCATCTACTTCGGCCTGCCGCAGCTGGGCATCCAGCTTTCGCCGATGGTGGCCGGCATCCTGGCGCTGGGCCTCTACAGCGGCTCGTACGTCACGGAAATCGTCCGCGGCGCCATCCAGTCCGTGGACAAGGGCCAGATGGAAGCGGCGCGGTCCTGCGGCATGAGTTCCGCTTCCGCGCTGCGCCACGTGATCATCCCGCAGGCCTTCCTGCGCATGCTCCCGCCGCTCGGCAACGAGTTCGTCTCCCTGACCAAGAACTCCGCGCTGGTGTCCTTCGTGACCATCAGCGAACTGTTCCTGGTGGGCCAGACCATCATTTCCCGCACCTTCGATGCACTGACCGTGTACGTCTTCATCGGCCTGGTGTACTACGTCCTCACCAACATCATCGGCCTGGCCGCAAACGCAATCGAGAAGAAGATGGCGGTTTACATCTAA